One window of the Janthinobacterium sp. PAMC25594 genome contains the following:
- a CDS encoding glycoside hydrolase family 19 protein, translating to MQIMPLAGRRATLFLAPLNAAMAEFGIDTPLRQAAFLAQVGHESGQLRHVRELASGAAYEGRADLGNVVAGDGVRFKGRGLLQVTGRVNYAACGVALGLDLLVAPQLLEQTIFACRSAGWFWQSRGLNRLADAGDQERVTRRINGGVNGLAERLALYVAARRVLA from the coding sequence ATGCAGATCATGCCGTTGGCCGGTCGCCGCGCTACGCTGTTCCTGGCGCCACTGAATGCGGCGATGGCCGAGTTCGGCATCGATACACCGCTGCGCCAGGCGGCGTTCCTGGCGCAGGTGGGCCACGAATCGGGACAGTTGCGCCATGTGCGCGAACTGGCCAGCGGCGCGGCCTATGAAGGCCGGGCCGACTTGGGCAATGTTGTCGCCGGTGATGGCGTGCGCTTCAAAGGACGCGGCTTGCTGCAGGTGACGGGGCGCGTCAATTATGCGGCGTGCGGCGTGGCGCTGGGCCTGGACTTGCTGGTGGCGCCGCAGTTGCTGGAGCAAACGATTTTCGCTTGCCGCTCGGCGGGCTGGTTCTGGCAATCGCGCGGCTTGAACCGCCTGGCCGACGCGGGCGACCAGGAACGGGTGACGCGCCGCATCAACGGCGGCGTGAACGGCCTGGCCGAGCGCCTGGCCCTGTACGTGGCAGCGCGCAGGGTGCTCGCATGA
- a CDS encoding nucleobase:cation symporter-2 family protein: MASPRLKSIHRSAPGGTPAAPSPVDEILPAGKLFTLGLQHVLVMYAGAIAVPLIVGRALKLPPGQVAALISADLFCCGLVTLIQSLGIGKYFGIRLPVMMGVTFAAVSPMLAMANNPALGITGIFGAVIGAGVVSMLIAPFISRLLALFPPVVTGSIIAVIGVSLMRVGVNWAMGGPPAMAQIADPAFLKMAAAATAAGLPAPLGPVPLIANPGYGALDNMGIVFFVLAVILLVAKYGRGFLSNIAVLIGIIAGTALSFALGKADFAKVASAKAFAIVTPFQFGMPTFDVVAIVTMSLVMIVVMIESLGMFLALGEMTDKRITQDDISRGLRVDGLGTLIGGIFNTFPYTSFSQNVGLVGVTGVRSRWVCVAAGIILLVMGVIPKIAQTAEAVPAFVLGGAGLVMFGMVAATGIRILAGVDYKSNRNNLFIVALAIGFGMLPLVAEQYAQHMPKALSPLLHSGILLAAIVAVLLNLFFNGLASSEKAREQARDNSHGSE; the protein is encoded by the coding sequence ATGGCCTCTCCCCGCTTGAAATCCATCCACCGCAGCGCTCCGGGCGGCACGCCTGCCGCGCCATCGCCCGTCGATGAAATCCTGCCAGCCGGCAAGCTGTTCACCCTCGGTTTGCAGCATGTGCTCGTCATGTATGCGGGTGCCATCGCCGTGCCGCTGATCGTCGGCCGTGCCCTCAAGCTGCCGCCCGGGCAGGTGGCGGCGTTGATCAGTGCCGACCTGTTCTGCTGCGGCCTGGTGACCCTGATCCAGTCCCTGGGCATCGGCAAGTACTTCGGCATCCGCCTGCCCGTGATGATGGGTGTGACCTTTGCCGCCGTCAGTCCCATGCTGGCCATGGCGAACAACCCGGCCCTGGGCATCACCGGCATCTTTGGCGCCGTGATCGGCGCCGGCGTGGTCTCCATGCTGATCGCGCCTTTCATCAGCCGCCTGCTGGCCCTGTTTCCGCCCGTGGTCACCGGCAGCATCATCGCCGTGATCGGTGTGTCGCTGATGCGCGTGGGCGTGAACTGGGCCATGGGCGGGCCGCCCGCCATGGCGCAAATTGCCGATCCCGCCTTCCTCAAGATGGCCGCTGCCGCCACGGCGGCCGGCTTGCCTGCGCCGCTTGGCCCCGTGCCGCTGATCGCCAACCCCGGCTACGGCGCGCTGGATAACATGGGCATCGTCTTTTTCGTGCTGGCCGTCATTTTGCTGGTGGCCAAGTATGGCCGGGGGTTCCTGTCGAATATCGCGGTATTGATCGGCATCATCGCCGGCACAGCCTTGTCGTTTGCGCTGGGCAAGGCCGATTTCGCCAAGGTGGCCAGCGCCAAGGCCTTTGCCATCGTCACGCCGTTTCAGTTCGGCATGCCGACCTTCGACGTGGTCGCCATTGTGACCATGAGCCTGGTGATGATCGTCGTCATGATCGAATCGCTGGGCATGTTTTTGGCGCTGGGCGAAATGACGGACAAGCGCATCACGCAGGACGACATCAGCCGCGGCTTGCGCGTCGATGGCCTGGGCACGCTGATCGGCGGCATCTTCAATACCTTCCCGTACACCTCGTTCTCGCAAAACGTGGGCCTGGTCGGGGTGACGGGCGTGCGCAGCCGCTGGGTCTGCGTAGCGGCCGGCATCATCCTGCTGGTCATGGGCGTGATCCCGAAGATCGCGCAGACGGCCGAAGCCGTACCGGCGTTCGTGCTGGGCGGGGCAGGGCTGGTGATGTTCGGCATGGTGGCCGCCACCGGCATCCGCATCCTGGCCGGCGTCGACTACAAGAGCAACCGCAACAACCTGTTCATCGTGGCCCTGGCTATCGGTTTTGGCATGCTGCCACTGGTGGCAGAGCAATATGCGCAGCACATGCCGAAGGCCCTGTCGCCGTTGCTGCACAGCGGCATCCTGCTGGCCGCCATCGTGGCCGTGCTGCTCAATCTGTTTTTCAACGGGCTGGCGTCAAGCGAAAAAGCGCGGGAGCAGGCGCGCGATAACAGTCATGGCAGCGAGTGA